The Suncus etruscus isolate mSunEtr1 chromosome 15, mSunEtr1.pri.cur, whole genome shotgun sequence genome contains the following window.
CGGCAGCAGCGCTCGCCGAATCCCGGGGCCGAGGGAGCCAGACCCGTCGCCGCGCTCTCCCCCCTCCCGGCGCTCACCCCCGCGGAGGGCTCTCCCGCGAGGGGGTCCCCCCTCCGCGGGGGCGCGCCGGTGCCGGGGGGGCCGGGCCGCCCCTCCCACGGCGCGACCGCTCTCCCACCCCTCCCGCTCCCCGGCGACGGGGACGCGCGGGGGGGCGGGGCGGACTGTCCCCAGTGCGCCCCGGGCGGGTCGCGCCGTCGGGCCCGGGGGGTTTTCCGAGGCCACGCCGCCACTCGTGGGGCGAAGCGAGCGCACGGGGTCGGCGGCGATGTCGGCCACCCACCCGACCCGTCTTGAAACACGGACCAAGGAGTCTAACACGTGCGCGAGTCAGGGGCTCGCACGAAAGCCGCCGTGGCGCAATGAAGGTGAAGGTCCCGGCCGCCGCCCCCCTCGGGGGATCCCGGCGGCCGGGCCGAGGTGGGATCCCGAGGCCTCTCCAGTCCGCCGAGGGCGCACCACCGGCCCGTCTCGCCCGCCGCGCCGGGGAGGTGGAGCACGAGCGCACGTGTTAGGACCCGAAAGATGGTGAACTATGCCTGGGCAGGGCGAAGCCAGAGGAAACTCTGGTGGAGGTCCGTAGCGGTCCTGACGTGCAAATCGGTCGTCCGACCTGGGTATAGGGGCGAAAGACTAATCGAACCATCTAGTAGCTGGTTCCCTCCGAAGTTTCCCTCAGGATAGCTGGCGCTCTCGCACGACCACCCACGCAGTTTTATCCGGTAAAGCGAATGATTAGAGGTCTTGGGGCCGAAACGATCTCAACCTATTCTCAAACTTTAAATGGGTAAGAAGCCCGGCTCGCTGGCGTGGAGCCGGGCGTGGAATGCGAGTGCCTAGTGGGCCACTTTTGGTAAGCAGAACTGGCGCTGCGGGATGAACCGAACGCCGGGTTAAGGCGCCCGATGCCGACGCTCATCAGACCCCAGAAAAGGTGTTGGTTGATATAGACAGCAGGACGGTGGCCATGGAAGTCGGAATCCGCTAAGGAGTGTGTAACAACTCACCTGCCGAATCAACTAGCCCTGAAAATGGATGGCGCTGGAGCGTCGGGCCCATACCCGGCCGTCGCTGGCAGTCGGTGACGCGTGAGAGGGGGACGGGAGCGACCCTGCCGGGGCAACCCCCCGGCAACCCCCCGCGGACGCTACGCCGCGACGAGTAGGAGGGCCGCTGCGGTGAGCCTTGAAGCCTAGGGCGCGGGCCCGGGTGGAGCCGCCGCAGGTGCAGATCTTGGTGGTAGTAGCAAATATTCAAACGAGAACTTTGAAGGCCGAAGTGGAGAAGGGTTCCATGTGAACAGCAGTTGAACATGGGTCAGTCGGTCCTGAGAGATGGGCGAGCGCCGTTCCGAAGGGACGGGCGATGGCCTCCGTTGCCCTCGGCCGATCGAAAGGGAGTCGGGTTCAGATCCCCGAATCCGGAGTGGCGGAGACGGGCGCCGCGAGGCGTCCAGTGCGGTAACGCGACCGATCCCGGAGAAGCCGGCGGGAGCCCCGGGGAgagttctcttttctttgtgaagGGCAGGGCGCCCTGGAATGGGTTCGCCCCGAGAGAGGGGCCCGCGCCTTGGAAAGCGTCGCGGTTCCGGCGGCGTCCGGTGAGCTCTCGCTGGCCCTTGAAAATCCGGGGGAGAGGGTGTAAATCTCGCGCCGGGCCGTACCCATATCCGCAGCAGGTCTCCAAGGTGAACAGCCTCTGGCATGTTGGAACAATGTAGGTAAGGGAAGTCGGCAAGCCGGATCCGTAACTTCGGGATAAGGATTGGCTCTAAGGGCTGGGTCGGTCGGGCTGGGGCGCGAAGCGGGGCTGGGCGCGCGCCGCGGCTGGACGAGGCGCCGCCGCCCCCCTCACGCCCG
Protein-coding sequences here:
- the LOC126030241 gene encoding proline-rich protein 2-like translates to LSRLLGAGRGGAPRGTAAPGAVPAGGTGARAGAGGDRGDDGAGGTGRRRPRPRRRRGAPAPAGLPGYGRDARRSWGDPREGPGSRPESPPPPAPRVPGPPRDPAPRRRGPRAGPRASPPHPAGAGLDRGRETRGARGRGGGGPGRGCPGREGGGGASSSRGARPAPLRAPARPTQPLEPILIPKLRIRLADFPYLHCSNMPEAVHLGDLLRIWVRPGARFTPSPPDFQGPARAHRTPPEPRRFPRRGPLSRGEPIPGRPALHKEKRTLPGAPAGFSGIGRVTALDASRRPSPPLRIRGSEPDSLSIGRGQRRPSPVPSERRSPISQDRLTHVQLLFTWNPSPLRPSKFSFEYLLLPPRSAPAAAPPGPAP